The genome window ACCGGTTCCGCGGTGTGACGGACCGGGGATGCCGCCCGCACGGGCAGCCCCCCTCCGGCTTCCGATGACGACAAGGAGAGCCCCATGTCCATCCAGACACCATCCGCCGCCAGCCCCTTGCAGCCCCGCCCCGGGCCGGGCGGAAAGCACCGCGTGGTGATCGTCGGCGGTGGTTTCGGCGGGCTGGAGACGGCGAAGCGCCTCAGGGGCGCGGATGTGGAGATCACGCTCGTCGACCAGCGCAATCACCACATCTTCCAGCCGCTGCTCTATCAGGTGGCGACGGCCTCGCTCGCCACATCCGAAGTGGCCTGGCCGATCCGCGGCATCCTGCGCGGGCGCGAGGACGTGCGCGTGCTGCTCGGCACCGTGAACGGGGTGGACACCGCCTCGCGCCGGGTGCTGCTCGCGGACGGCGACAGCCTGCCCTATGACACGCTCGTGCTCGCCACCGGCGCGCGCCACGCCTATTTCGGCCATGACGAGTGGGAGGACGCCGCCCCCGGCCTGAAAACCATCGAGGACGCCACCCTTCTGCGCCGCCGCATCCTGCTTGCCTTCGAGCAGGCGGAGCGCGAGCCGGACCCGGCCCGCCGCGACGCCCTGCTCACCTTCGTGGTGGTGGGCGCCGGGCCGACGGGGGTGGAGATGGCCGGCACCATCGCCGAGCTTGCGCATGTGACACTGGCGCCGGAGTTCCGCAGCATCGACACGCGCAAGGCCCGGGTGCTGCTGATCGAGGCCGGGCCGCGGGTGCTGGGCGGCTATCACGAGAGCCTGTCGGCCTACGCGCAGGCGGAGCTGGAACGGCTGGGGGTGGAGGTGTCGCTCGGCCAGCCGGTGACCGAATGCACCCGCGACCACGTGGTGTTCGGCGGCACGACCCTGCCCGCGCGCACGATGATCTGGGCGGCGGGGGTGCGGGCCTCTCCTGCCGCGGAATGGCTGGGCGCCCCGGCGGACCGCGCCGGCCGGCTGGAGGTGGCGCCCGACCTCACCGTGCCCGGCCACCCGGAGATCTTCGCCATCGGCGATACGGTCTCGGTGGCGCGCGCCGACGGCCGGCCGGTGCCCGGCATCGCCCCGGCGGCGAAACAGGGCGGGCGCCACGTGGCCGCCACCATCCGCGCCCGGCTGGCGGGCCGCGACGCGCCGCGCTTTCGCTACATCCACCAGGGCAGCCTGGCCCAGATCGGCAAGCGCAAGGCGGTGATCGACTTCGGGCGCATCCGCCTGCGCGGCGCCATCGCCTGGTGGATCTGGGGCATTGCGCATATCTTCTTCCTGATCGGCATGCGCACCCGGCTGGCGGTGGCGGTGAACTGGCTGTGGATCCACACCCGCAACCAGCGCAGCGCCCGGCTGATCACCCAGGGCGAGGCGCAGGCCCCCGGCGACCGCCCCTCCGGCACCCTGCGCGCCGACGCCGCCTGAGCAGGCACATGTCCGATACGCATCCACACCGCCCGGGGCCGAATGCCCCGGGCGGTGGCGCGAGTTGGAGCCCGATTCCCGGGCAGTATGCACGCCTTTCCCCCTACCCCGCCTGAAAGCGCGGCGGATACTGCTCAAAATGCCGGCAAGGCGACATATTGCGCCGGTTGGTGGCGAAAATATTTTACACATGAAGGTATACCGTGCACCGTGTCCCGAGCCACGCATCAGGACAGGGATGGCCGAGCATGACCGACAGCGACCGCATCCAGCGCACCCCGCCGCTCGCCGACCAGGTGTACCGCGGCCTGCGCGAGCTGATGCGCGAGCACGCCTTCAAGCCCGGCGAGCGGCTGGTGGAGGCGAATCTCGCCCGCCGGCTGGACGTCTCGCGCACGCCGGTGCGCGAGGCCCTGTCGCGGCTCGCCTCCGA of Paroceanicella profunda contains these proteins:
- a CDS encoding NAD(P)/FAD-dependent oxidoreductase, producing the protein MSIQTPSAASPLQPRPGPGGKHRVVIVGGGFGGLETAKRLRGADVEITLVDQRNHHIFQPLLYQVATASLATSEVAWPIRGILRGREDVRVLLGTVNGVDTASRRVLLADGDSLPYDTLVLATGARHAYFGHDEWEDAAPGLKTIEDATLLRRRILLAFEQAEREPDPARRDALLTFVVVGAGPTGVEMAGTIAELAHVTLAPEFRSIDTRKARVLLIEAGPRVLGGYHESLSAYAQAELERLGVEVSLGQPVTECTRDHVVFGGTTLPARTMIWAAGVRASPAAEWLGAPADRAGRLEVAPDLTVPGHPEIFAIGDTVSVARADGRPVPGIAPAAKQGGRHVAATIRARLAGRDAPRFRYIHQGSLAQIGKRKAVIDFGRIRLRGAIAWWIWGIAHIFFLIGMRTRLAVAVNWLWIHTRNQRSARLITQGEAQAPGDRPSGTLRADAA